A window of the Roseburia sp. 831b genome harbors these coding sequences:
- a CDS encoding anthranilate synthase component II, translating into MILLIDNYDSFSYNLYQLIGEIEPDIKVIRNDEMTVEKIKALKPDRIILSPGPGRPEDAGVTMEVAKTLGKEIPILGVCLGHQAICAAFGAEVTYAKQLMHGKQSNVKFDKECPIFKGCQKEFPVARYHSLAADAKTIPEELKITAETMDGEVMAVQHKEYPIFGVQFHPESILTPDGKQILKNFIKEIEKHD; encoded by the coding sequence ATGATTTTACTGATTGATAATTATGACAGCTTTTCCTACAACTTATATCAGCTCATTGGCGAAATCGAACCTGATATCAAAGTGATTCGCAATGACGAGATGACGGTGGAAAAAATAAAGGCATTAAAGCCGGACCGGATTATTTTATCGCCGGGTCCTGGAAGACCGGAAGATGCCGGTGTGACAATGGAGGTTGCAAAAACACTTGGAAAAGAGATTCCGATTCTTGGGGTATGCTTAGGGCACCAGGCAATCTGCGCAGCGTTTGGGGCAGAAGTTACCTACGCAAAACAATTGATGCATGGCAAACAATCTAATGTGAAATTTGATAAGGAATGCCCGATTTTTAAAGGGTGCCAAAAGGAGTTCCCGGTAGCGCGTTATCATTCTCTTGCGGCGGATGCGAAAACGATTCCAGAGGAATTAAAGATAACGGCAGAGACGATGGACGGCGAAGTGATGGCAGTACAGCACAAAGAATATCCGATTTTCGGCGTGCAGTTTCATCCAGAGTCAATCCTGACACCAGACGGAAAACAAATCTTGAAGAATTTTATAAAGGAGATAGAAAAACATGATTAA
- the trpE gene encoding anthranilate synthase component I — MKIEPTLQEAKEIAATGKYRVLPVSCEILSDFTTPIETMKILKNVSTHCYLLESAQEKETWGRYTFLGYDPKLEITCMNGEMKIGNLKVKTDNPSEYLRQILADYKSPRLANLPTFTGGLVGYFSYDYLGYKEPSVKCNVEDTEAFKDVDLMLFDKVIAFDHLRQKIVLIVNMSLAEGEAGYNKAVMELKQLVNLLHKGEKKEEPGGKLLGEVTPLFKENQFCDMVEKAKHYIHEGDIFQIVLSNRLSAPFEGSLFHTYRVLRTINPSPYMFYFSGTDVEVAGASPETLVKLENGVLHTFPLAGTRPRGKDEEEDKRLEAELLVDEKELAEHNMLVDLGRNDLGKISKFGTVQVEKLHTIERFSHVMHMGSTVRGEIDEKHDALDAVEAVLPAGTLSGAPKIRACQLIGELEGNKRGIYGGAIGYIDFTGNMDTCIAIRIVYKKNGKVFVRSGAGIVADSVPQKEYQECINKAKSSLRALQLAQEEEL; from the coding sequence ATGAAAATCGAGCCAACGCTTCAAGAAGCAAAAGAAATTGCTGCAACCGGAAAATATCGTGTATTGCCGGTAAGCTGTGAGATTTTATCCGATTTTACAACACCGATTGAGACGATGAAGATTTTAAAAAATGTCTCAACGCACTGCTATTTATTAGAATCTGCACAGGAAAAGGAAACATGGGGACGCTACACCTTTCTTGGATATGATCCGAAGCTAGAGATTACCTGCATGAATGGAGAAATGAAAATTGGAAATCTAAAAGTAAAAACAGACAATCCATCCGAATATTTAAGACAGATTCTTGCAGATTACAAGAGTCCGCGCCTTGCAAATCTTCCAACATTTACCGGAGGACTGGTTGGATATTTTTCCTATGACTACCTTGGCTACAAGGAGCCATCCGTAAAATGTAACGTGGAGGATACAGAAGCATTTAAGGATGTGGATTTGATGCTTTTTGATAAAGTGATTGCGTTCGATCATCTGCGCCAGAAAATTGTATTAATCGTAAATATGTCTCTTGCGGAAGGGGAGGCAGGATATAACAAGGCGGTGATGGAGTTAAAACAGCTTGTGAATCTGCTTCATAAGGGAGAAAAAAAGGAGGAGCCGGGCGGAAAACTATTAGGTGAAGTTACCCCGCTTTTTAAGGAGAATCAGTTTTGTGACATGGTGGAAAAAGCAAAGCATTATATCCACGAAGGTGACATTTTCCAGATTGTGCTTTCCAATCGTTTGAGTGCACCTTTTGAAGGAAGCCTTTTTCATACCTACCGCGTGCTTCGAACCATCAATCCGTCCCCTTATATGTTTTACTTTTCCGGGACAGATGTAGAGGTGGCAGGAGCATCGCCGGAGACCTTGGTAAAATTGGAAAATGGCGTGTTACATACATTCCCGCTTGCAGGAACAAGACCAAGAGGTAAGGATGAGGAAGAGGATAAAAGGTTAGAAGCCGAGCTGCTGGTAGATGAAAAAGAATTAGCCGAGCACAATATGTTGGTGGATTTAGGAAGAAATGACCTTGGAAAAATCAGTAAGTTTGGAACGGTACAGGTGGAAAAACTGCACACAATTGAGCGATTTTCCCATGTGATGCATATGGGGTCTACTGTCCGGGGCGAGATTGATGAAAAGCATGATGCCCTAGATGCGGTTGAGGCAGTCTTGCCGGCGGGAACACTTTCCGGGGCACCAAAAATTCGGGCGTGCCAGCTGATTGGAGAGTTAGAAGGAAATAAGCGGGGCATTTACGGTGGTGCAATCGGCTATATTGATTTTACCGGGAACATGGATACCTGTATCGCAATCCGGATTGTATACAAGAAAAACGGAAAGGTATTTGTAAGAAGTGGGGCAGGAATCGTGGCAGATTCCGTACCGCAGAAAGAGTACCAGGAATGTATCAACAAGGCAAAATCTTCGTTGAGGGCATTACAGCTAGCGCAGGAGGAGGAATTATGA
- a CDS encoding EamA family transporter, protein MWIAFAFGSAFFAGLTSILAKCGIKNTDSNVATALRTIVVLIFSWVMVFVVGAQDGINSLSGKVLIFLVLSGLATGASWLCYFRALQIGDVNKVTPIDKSSTILTMLIAFIFLKEEITPLKFAAMLAIGVGTYLMIQKKETDKKANGNKWLIYAVGSAVFASLTSILGKIGIQDVNSNLGTAIRTIVVLIMAWVVVFVTGKQNTIKQIEKKSWLFLILSGIATGASWLCYYRALQTGPASIVVPIDKLSILITIAFSYVVFHEKLTLKSGGGLVLIVAGTLLLLV, encoded by the coding sequence ATGTGGATAGCGTTTGCGTTTGGTTCCGCATTTTTTGCAGGTCTTACATCTATACTGGCAAAGTGTGGAATCAAAAACACAGATTCAAATGTTGCGACAGCATTAAGGACGATTGTTGTCCTGATTTTTTCATGGGTGATGGTGTTTGTCGTAGGAGCACAGGATGGAATAAATAGTTTGTCTGGAAAAGTTTTGATTTTCCTTGTTTTATCGGGACTTGCGACGGGAGCATCGTGGCTTTGTTATTTTCGGGCATTGCAGATTGGTGATGTGAATAAGGTAACGCCGATTGACAAATCAAGCACGATTCTTACAATGCTGATTGCTTTTATTTTCCTGAAAGAAGAGATAACACCCTTAAAATTTGCTGCAATGCTGGCAATCGGTGTTGGAACTTATCTGATGATTCAGAAAAAAGAAACGGACAAAAAGGCAAACGGAAATAAGTGGTTAATTTACGCAGTGGGTTCTGCAGTGTTTGCGAGCCTTACATCCATCCTTGGTAAAATTGGAATCCAGGACGTAAATTCCAATCTTGGAACAGCGATTCGAACCATTGTTGTACTTATTATGGCATGGGTTGTTGTGTTTGTGACAGGAAAACAAAACACAATCAAACAGATTGAAAAAAAGAGCTGGTTATTCTTGATTTTATCAGGAATTGCAACAGGAGCATCGTGGCTTTGCTATTACCGGGCGCTTCAGACGGGACCAGCAAGTATTGTGGTTCCAATCGATAAGCTGAGTATTTTGATTACCATCGCTTTTTCTTATGTGGTATTCCATGAGAAGTTAACGCTGAAATCAGGAGGCGGACTGGTGCTCATTGTAGCAGGAACGTTGCTTTTATTAGTCTAA
- a CDS encoding ATP-binding cassette domain-containing protein, whose translation MLQIKGLNLTHKKDLRVILEDFSLVLNDGDKAVIIGEEGNGKSTLMKWIYNPELVEDYIEASGERILGKERLGYLPQELPEEEKSKTVYEFFSEEEQFWNQTPKDLAMLAGKFKMPGDIFYESKKMRNLSGGEKIKVQLMRLFMQDATVLFLDEPSNDIDLTTLELLEKLIQEWKHIVLFISHDETLIEHTANMVIHLEQIKRKTKSRYTVEKCAYPDYVKNRLHRMERQEQKAMSDRREKELRDEKYQKVYQSVQSALGSCSRQAPAVAKNLKDKMHTVKSMGRRFEKADENMTEMPEQEEAIFFKLGDKSASIPAGKTVIEYYLSKLQTPDGERTLSEKIDLKIRGSEKICIVGANGAGKTTLLKKIAEELLNRTDVHAEYMPQNYEEQLNLDLTPVEYLAPSGDKKEQTKVRTYLGSLKYTTDEMEHSIRELSGGQKAKVLLLKMSLSGANVLVLDEPTRNFSPLSGPVIRKMLREFPGAIISISHDRRYMEEVCDKVYVLSEAGLKLQEK comes from the coding sequence ATGTTACAGATAAAAGGATTAAATTTGACACACAAAAAGGACCTTCGGGTAATTTTAGAAGATTTTAGCCTGGTTTTAAACGACGGCGATAAGGCGGTCATCATTGGCGAGGAGGGAAACGGAAAGTCGACGCTGATGAAGTGGATTTACAACCCGGAATTGGTTGAGGATTATATAGAGGCAAGCGGAGAGCGGATTCTTGGAAAAGAGAGGCTTGGTTATCTGCCACAGGAGCTGCCAGAGGAAGAAAAAAGCAAGACGGTGTATGAATTTTTTTCGGAGGAAGAACAGTTTTGGAACCAGACGCCGAAAGATTTGGCGATGTTAGCGGGAAAATTTAAAATGCCGGGTGATATTTTCTATGAGAGCAAAAAGATGCGAAATCTTTCGGGAGGGGAAAAGATAAAGGTGCAGCTGATGCGGCTTTTCATGCAGGATGCAACAGTGCTGTTTTTGGATGAGCCATCGAATGATATTGATCTCACGACGCTTGAATTGTTGGAGAAACTGATACAGGAATGGAAGCACATCGTACTTTTTATTTCCCATGATGAGACATTGATTGAACACACTGCCAACATGGTGATTCATTTAGAACAAATCAAAAGAAAGACAAAATCCAGATATACGGTTGAAAAATGCGCTTACCCTGATTATGTAAAAAACAGACTTCATCGGATGGAACGCCAGGAACAGAAGGCAATGAGCGATCGCAGGGAAAAGGAACTGCGCGACGAAAAATACCAAAAAGTGTATCAGAGTGTGCAAAGTGCGCTCGGAAGCTGTTCCAGACAGGCACCGGCGGTGGCAAAAAATTTAAAAGATAAAATGCATACGGTCAAATCCATGGGCAGGCGATTTGAAAAAGCAGATGAGAACATGACAGAAATGCCAGAGCAAGAGGAAGCAATTTTCTTTAAGCTTGGAGACAAAAGTGCAAGCATTCCGGCAGGAAAAACAGTGATTGAGTATTATCTTTCAAAATTGCAGACTCCGGATGGAGAGCGGACGCTTTCCGAAAAGATTGATTTGAAAATAAGAGGTTCCGAAAAAATCTGTATCGTCGGTGCAAATGGGGCAGGCAAGACAACCTTACTAAAGAAAATAGCAGAGGAACTACTGAATCGAACAGATGTTCATGCTGAATATATGCCGCAAAATTACGAAGAACAGTTAAATCTTGACCTGACTCCGGTGGAATATCTTGCACCATCCGGTGACAAGAAGGAGCAAACAAAAGTAAGAACATATTTAGGTTCTTTGAAATATACTACTGATGAGATGGAACATTCGATTCGTGAATTATCGGGAGGACAAAAAGCGAAAGTCTTGCTGTTAAAGATGAGTTTAAGTGGCGCAAATGTATTGGTTTTAGATGAGCCAACAAGAAATTTTTCTCCGTTGTCAGGACCTGTAATCCGAAAAATGCTTCGGGAATTTCCGGGAGCGATTATCAGTATTTCCCACGACAGGCGGTACATGGAAGAGGTGTGCGATAAGGTATATGTTTTAAGTGAGGCTGGACTTAAGTTGCAGGAAAAGTAA